A region from the Streptosporangium sp. NBC_01756 genome encodes:
- a CDS encoding RNA degradosome polyphosphate kinase, with translation MSAEPALAADEGPPLPQERFLNREESWLQFNQRVLELAEDSSLPLLERVRFLAIFASNLDEFFRVRVAGLKRRMATGLLLRTKSGLKPREELARIAAIADDLAQRHSACFHDRLWPQLAAEGIQIMRWEHLGRDERTEMRKLFRERIRPVLTPLAVDPAHPFPYISGLSLNLAVTVRNPVTGHTVFARVKVPSQLPRFVAASKDRFVPLEEVIAAHLGQLFKGMEIVEHHVFRVTRNEDLDVDEDVTENLMQALERELLKRRFGPPVRLEVEDTITPAVLDLLVDELGVAEHEIYRLPGPLDLTGLHAIADLDRGELNFRPFVPAEVIHVEDDFFAVLRERDVLLHHPYDSFSTSVQRFIEQAAADPGVLAIKQTLYRTSGDSPIVDALVDAAEAGKQVVVVVEIKARFDERANITWARKLERAGCHVVYGVMGLKTHCKLALVVRQEPSGELRNYCHIGTGNYNPKTARVYEDLGLLTADPLVGEDVTDLFIHLTGYSNHSAYRRLLVAPHSMRGGLLARIEREIAHQRAGRPAGIRIKTNSLVDEPVIDALYRASTAGVPVNLLVRGVCTLRPGVPGLSENIRVRSVLGRFLEHSRIYEFGRGRRPEIWIGSADLMRRNLDRRVEALVKVASQQQRIYLSGLLDRAMSEETSTWWLNSDGTWTRHRGEDLQTHLVATRRWRTIDD, from the coding sequence ATGTCCGCAGAACCCGCACTAGCCGCCGACGAAGGACCACCTCTTCCGCAGGAACGCTTCCTCAATCGCGAGGAGAGCTGGCTGCAGTTCAACCAGCGGGTTCTGGAACTGGCGGAGGACTCCTCCCTCCCTCTGCTGGAAAGGGTCCGGTTTCTGGCGATCTTCGCCAGCAACCTGGACGAGTTCTTCCGGGTGCGCGTGGCCGGCCTCAAACGGCGGATGGCCACCGGACTGCTCCTGCGGACCAAGAGCGGGCTGAAACCCCGCGAGGAGCTGGCCCGGATCGCCGCCATCGCCGACGACCTCGCGCAGCGGCACTCGGCCTGCTTCCACGACCGGCTCTGGCCCCAACTGGCGGCCGAGGGCATCCAGATCATGCGCTGGGAGCATCTGGGCCGGGACGAGCGGACCGAGATGCGCAAGCTGTTCCGGGAACGGATCCGGCCGGTGCTGACACCGCTGGCCGTCGATCCCGCCCATCCTTTTCCTTATATTTCCGGTTTGTCGCTCAACCTGGCCGTCACCGTCCGCAACCCCGTGACCGGTCACACGGTGTTCGCCCGGGTGAAGGTGCCAAGCCAGCTCCCCCGTTTCGTGGCGGCGTCCAAGGATCGCTTCGTCCCGCTCGAAGAGGTCATCGCCGCGCACCTCGGTCAGCTCTTCAAGGGCATGGAGATCGTCGAGCACCACGTCTTCCGGGTGACCCGCAACGAGGACCTGGACGTGGACGAGGACGTCACCGAGAACCTCATGCAGGCCCTGGAGCGGGAACTCCTCAAGCGCCGGTTCGGCCCGCCGGTCCGGTTGGAGGTCGAGGACACCATCACCCCCGCGGTGCTCGACCTGCTGGTGGACGAGCTGGGAGTGGCCGAACACGAGATCTACCGGCTGCCCGGCCCGCTGGATCTGACCGGGCTGCACGCCATCGCCGACCTCGACCGGGGCGAGCTGAACTTCCGTCCCTTCGTGCCCGCGGAGGTCATCCACGTCGAGGACGACTTCTTCGCGGTGCTCCGCGAGCGGGACGTGCTGCTGCACCACCCGTACGACTCGTTCTCCACGAGCGTGCAGCGGTTCATCGAGCAGGCGGCGGCCGACCCGGGCGTGCTGGCCATCAAGCAGACGCTCTACCGGACCAGTGGCGACTCGCCCATCGTGGACGCGCTGGTCGACGCGGCCGAGGCGGGCAAGCAGGTCGTCGTGGTGGTGGAGATCAAGGCACGGTTCGACGAGCGCGCCAACATCACCTGGGCGCGCAAGCTGGAGCGTGCCGGCTGCCACGTGGTCTACGGGGTGATGGGGCTGAAGACCCACTGCAAGCTGGCCCTCGTGGTACGGCAGGAGCCCTCCGGCGAGCTCCGTAACTACTGCCACATCGGCACCGGCAACTACAACCCCAAGACCGCCCGCGTCTACGAGGACCTGGGGCTGCTCACCGCCGACCCACTGGTCGGCGAGGACGTCACCGACCTCTTCATCCACCTCACCGGATACTCCAACCACTCGGCCTACCGGCGGCTGCTCGTCGCCCCGCACTCGATGCGCGGCGGGCTGCTGGCCAGGATCGAGCGGGAGATCGCCCACCAGCGGGCGGGCCGCCCGGCCGGCATCAGGATAAAGACCAACTCCCTGGTGGACGAGCCGGTCATCGACGCGCTCTACCGGGCCTCGACGGCGGGCGTCCCGGTGAACCTGTTGGTGCGCGGAGTGTGCACGCTGCGGCCGGGCGTTCCGGGGCTGTCGGAGAACATCCGCGTCAGGAGCGTGCTGGGCCGGTTCCTCGAACATTCGCGGATCTACGAGTTCGGCCGGGGACGCAGGCCGGAGATCTGGATCGGCAGCGCCGACCTGATGCGCCGCAACCTGGACCGCCGGGTCGAGGCACTGGTCAAGGTCGCCAGCCAGCAGCAGCGGATCTACCTCAGCGGCCTCCTCGACCGGGCGATGTCGGAGGAGACCTCCACCTGGTGGCTCAACTCGGACGGAACCTGGACCCGGCACCGGGGCGAGGACCTGCAGACCCATCTGGTCGCCACCCGGCGATGGAGGACGATCGATGACTGA
- a CDS encoding NUDIX hydrolase, whose amino-acid sequence MTEPDVHPTDMIRAAGAVVWRGTESALEVALVHRPKYDDWTFPKGKLKPGEHVIAGALREVAEETGITALLGRSLPPIHYLKGRRLKRVDYWTARVASGRRYTAVDEVDKVVWLPVKEARRRLTYEWDAGLLRALTAVPLRTTPLILVRHGVAGSRQEWEGDDDERPLDETGRMQAEVLADVLSGYHPTELLSSPSRRCVQTLEPYAERTGLEIRRERLLSETHYDPRASLRLVTGAMAAERPMVICSHGKVLPELIAGLCDRPGDAQLRKGAFMVLHRAGGRIVGMDRYLT is encoded by the coding sequence ATGACTGAGCCTGACGTCCATCCGACCGACATGATCCGCGCCGCCGGGGCGGTGGTGTGGCGGGGCACGGAGTCGGCACTGGAGGTCGCACTCGTTCACCGGCCGAAGTACGACGACTGGACCTTCCCCAAGGGGAAGCTGAAGCCCGGCGAGCACGTCATCGCCGGGGCGCTGCGGGAGGTGGCCGAGGAGACGGGGATCACCGCGCTGCTCGGCCGGTCGCTGCCGCCGATCCACTACCTGAAGGGCAGACGGCTCAAGCGCGTCGACTACTGGACGGCCCGGGTGGCCTCCGGGCGGCGGTACACCGCGGTGGACGAGGTCGACAAGGTCGTCTGGCTGCCGGTGAAGGAGGCCAGGCGGCGGCTGACCTACGAGTGGGACGCCGGACTGCTCCGCGCGCTCACCGCGGTCCCCCTGCGGACCACGCCGCTCATCCTCGTCCGGCACGGGGTGGCCGGGTCGCGCCAGGAGTGGGAGGGCGACGACGACGAGCGGCCGCTCGACGAGACCGGCCGGATGCAGGCCGAGGTGCTGGCGGACGTGCTGTCCGGCTACCACCCCACGGAGCTGCTCAGCTCTCCCAGCAGGCGGTGCGTGCAGACGCTGGAACCGTACGCCGAACGGACCGGGCTGGAGATCCGCCGCGAGCGCCTCCTGTCGGAGACCCATTACGACCCCCGCGCCTCCCTGCGCCTGGTCACCGGGGCCATGGCCGCGGAGAGGCCCATGGTGATCTGCAGCCACGGCAAGGTCCTGCCCGAGCTGATCGCCGGACTCTGCGACCGGCCGGGAGACGCGCAGCTGCGCAAGGGCGCGTTCATGGTGCTGCACCGCGCCGGAGGCAGGATCGTGGGCATGGACCGCTATCTCACCTGA
- a CDS encoding CYTH and CHAD domain-containing protein, producing the protein MAIEIEDKFDVPVDYELPDLTGLPGVTDVVGPRTYQLVALYYDTPDLRLAARGVTLRRRRGGTDAGWHLKLPKAKGVRQEITHPLTRSTRIVPAELAELVLAYTRGVPLVPIAELQTRRGVTTLVNGAGVRLVEIADDQVKGTVLGAEPHVERWREVEAELVEGDGKLLRKVGKRLVKAGAAPADSASKLARLLNAAAPVPRPPRAATRPGSAGEVVMSYLSAQVDVLLAQDPQVRRAEEDAVHQMRVASRRLRSALKSFASIVEGTGHLQEELKWLGRILGEVRDLEVVRERFTRRLDSLDGELIVGPVRARLSSDLLDAEHEAYDRVREMLGGERYFALLDSLDDLTGGPTFTKAAGRPAGTLDTVVAKSWRRVLRAYARAQAAGDPVAREPAMHDVRKAAKRARYTAEALGMRKLAGRAEAVQEMLGAHLDGVVAQGRLGTEAEAARRLGEDTFTYGVLTGLERAAAERAFEEFPRLWSKTTKAVAKLL; encoded by the coding sequence GTGGCGATAGAGATCGAGGACAAGTTCGACGTACCGGTGGACTACGAACTCCCCGATCTGACCGGTCTGCCGGGAGTGACCGACGTGGTGGGCCCCAGGACCTACCAGCTTGTCGCGCTCTACTACGACACACCCGATCTGAGGCTCGCCGCGCGGGGGGTCACCCTGCGGCGGCGCAGAGGCGGGACCGACGCGGGCTGGCACCTCAAACTGCCCAAGGCCAAGGGCGTCCGGCAGGAGATCACCCACCCCCTGACCCGGAGCACCAGGATCGTCCCAGCTGAGCTGGCGGAGCTCGTGCTCGCCTACACCCGGGGCGTCCCCCTGGTGCCGATCGCCGAACTCCAGACCCGCCGCGGGGTGACCACACTGGTCAACGGCGCGGGCGTACGGCTGGTGGAGATCGCCGACGACCAGGTCAAGGGCACCGTGCTCGGCGCCGAACCGCACGTCGAGCGCTGGCGTGAGGTCGAGGCGGAGCTGGTCGAAGGCGACGGGAAACTGCTCCGCAAGGTCGGCAAGCGGCTGGTCAAGGCCGGAGCGGCTCCGGCGGACTCCGCCAGCAAACTCGCCCGGCTGCTCAACGCCGCCGCGCCCGTCCCCCGGCCGCCGCGCGCCGCCACCAGGCCGGGCTCCGCCGGAGAGGTGGTCATGAGCTATCTCTCCGCCCAGGTGGACGTGCTGCTCGCGCAGGATCCCCAGGTACGGCGGGCCGAGGAGGACGCCGTGCACCAGATGCGCGTCGCCAGCCGCCGGCTCCGCAGCGCGCTGAAGTCGTTCGCCTCGATCGTCGAGGGCACCGGGCACCTCCAGGAGGAGCTCAAGTGGCTCGGCCGGATCCTCGGCGAAGTACGTGATCTGGAAGTCGTCCGGGAACGCTTCACCCGCAGGCTCGACAGCCTGGACGGCGAGCTGATCGTGGGCCCGGTCAGGGCGCGTCTCAGCTCCGACCTGCTCGACGCCGAGCACGAGGCCTACGACCGGGTCAGGGAGATGCTCGGCGGGGAACGCTACTTCGCCCTGCTTGACTCCCTCGACGACCTGACGGGCGGGCCCACGTTCACCAAGGCGGCGGGCAGACCCGCCGGCACGCTGGACACCGTCGTCGCCAAGAGCTGGCGACGGGTCCTCAGGGCCTACGCCAGGGCTCAGGCGGCCGGCGACCCCGTCGCACGCGAGCCCGCCATGCACGACGTGCGCAAGGCGGCCAAGCGGGCCCGCTACACCGCCGAGGCGCTCGGGATGAGGAAGCTCGCCGGGCGGGCGGAGGCCGTACAGGAGATGCTGGGCGCTCACCTGGACGGCGTCGTCGCCCAGGGACGGCTCGGCACCGAGGCCGAGGCCGCCCGGCGGCTCGGGGAGGACACCTTCACCTACGGTGTGCTGACCGGCCTGGAACGGGCCGCCGCCGAGCGCGCCTTCGAGGAGTTCCCGCGCCTCTGGTCCAAGACCACGAAGGCCGTCGCCAAGCTCCTGTGA
- a CDS encoding trans-aconitate 2-methyltransferase yields MSRDMWDPVVYGRYAGERARPFFDLVARISAERPGHVVDAGCGSGELTAELARRWPDADVHGFDSSPAMIGKAPAGERLTFSVEDVVRWRPERPVDVLVSNAVLQWVPEHREILPRWAGALAPGGWLAFQVPGNFDAPSHTLVRELCRTRWRDRLGDLARESPVDDPAGYLDLLSALGCRVDAWETTYLHVLPGEDAVLRWITGTALRPMLDRLAPDEAEAFLGDCAALLNEAYPRRPYGTVFPFRRIFVVAQN; encoded by the coding sequence ATGTCGAGAGATATGTGGGACCCTGTCGTCTACGGCCGCTACGCGGGCGAGCGTGCCCGGCCCTTCTTCGATCTTGTCGCCAGGATATCCGCCGAGCGTCCCGGTCACGTGGTCGACGCGGGCTGCGGCAGCGGCGAACTCACCGCCGAACTCGCCCGGCGCTGGCCGGACGCCGACGTCCACGGCTTCGACTCCTCGCCCGCGATGATCGGGAAGGCTCCGGCGGGGGAGCGGCTGACCTTCTCCGTCGAGGACGTCGTGCGGTGGCGTCCCGAACGTCCGGTGGACGTGCTCGTGTCCAACGCGGTGCTGCAGTGGGTGCCCGAGCACCGGGAGATCCTGCCGCGCTGGGCCGGGGCACTGGCCCCCGGAGGCTGGCTCGCCTTCCAGGTCCCGGGTAACTTCGACGCTCCCAGCCACACACTGGTCCGCGAGCTGTGCCGGACGCGATGGCGCGACCGGCTCGGCGATCTGGCCAGGGAGTCCCCGGTCGACGACCCGGCCGGCTACCTCGACCTGCTCAGCGCGCTGGGCTGCCGGGTGGACGCCTGGGAGACCACCTACCTGCACGTGCTCCCCGGTGAGGACGCCGTGCTCCGGTGGATCACCGGTACGGCCCTGCGTCCCATGCTCGACCGGCTGGCCCCCGACGAAGCGGAGGCGTTCCTCGGTGACTGCGCCGCCCTGCTGAACGAGGCCTATCCGCGGCGGCCGTACGGAACGGTCTTCCCGTTCCGCCGGATATTCGTGGTGGCCCAGAATTGA
- a CDS encoding MarR family winged helix-turn-helix transcriptional regulator codes for MTLHHADHDADRPADEVDRLVAAWHQERPDLDVEPLQVLSRVSRLARHLDRARRASFAEHGLETWEFDVLTALRRAGEPYELSPGALLRATLVTSGTMTNRIDRLAATELVRRRPDPEDRRGVLVSLTEAGRTRVDSAFADLLRRERELLAGLGKHEQQALSDLLRTLLVPFDATDTGAH; via the coding sequence ATGACCCTGCACCACGCGGATCACGACGCCGACCGCCCCGCGGACGAGGTCGATCGCCTGGTCGCCGCCTGGCACCAGGAGCGGCCCGACCTGGACGTGGAGCCGCTCCAGGTGCTCAGCCGGGTCTCCCGGCTCGCCCGGCACCTGGACCGTGCCCGCCGGGCGTCCTTCGCCGAACACGGCCTGGAGACCTGGGAGTTCGACGTGCTCACCGCGCTGCGCAGGGCCGGCGAGCCGTACGAACTGAGCCCCGGAGCCCTGCTGCGCGCGACCCTGGTGACGTCCGGGACGATGACCAACCGGATCGACCGCCTCGCCGCCACCGAGCTGGTCCGCAGGCGCCCCGACCCCGAGGACCGGCGCGGAGTCCTGGTGTCCCTCACCGAGGCCGGGCGGACCCGGGTGGACAGCGCCTTCGCGGACCTGCTCCGCCGCGAGCGCGAACTGCTGGCAGGTCTCGGAAAACATGAACAGCAGGCCCTGTCGGACCTGCTGCGCACGCTACTCGTCCCTTTTGACGCCACCGACACCGGAGCGCACTGA
- a CDS encoding ABC-F family ATP-binding cassette domain-containing protein, producing MNLVNLESVSHSYGPKPLLRDVSLGIESGDRIGVVGRNGGGKTTLISVIAGDLKPNGGRVTHNRGLHVATLSQGDDLDPALSVQEIVLGDRPEHEWAGEAGIREILANLLGDIDLTALAASLSGGERRRTALARLLIGEHDLIILDEPTNHLDIEAIDWLARHLSGRKTALLVVTHDRWFLDAVSTRTWEVVDGAVERYEGGYAAYVLAKAERARVAAASEARRQNLMRKEIAWLRRGPPARTSKPKFRIDAAQALIADEPPARESVELVKFAAARLGRTVYDLEDVTLHAGGPGQGPLVLDHSTWQFGPGDRIGLIGVNGSGKSSVLRLLADTVQPDSGRVVRGRTVRLAHLSQELGELDPTRRVLETVEEIRKFIQVGKKEWTASQLLERLGFKGDAQWKVVGDLSGGERRRLQLLRLLMDDPNVLLLDEPTNDLDIETLNELEDLLDGWPGTLILVSHDRYFLERVSDRTVALLGDGKLSMLPGGVDEYLARRASGAALSARAASGAPASAAAGPAPQQAAEAGPSAKEERELRKELSRLERQLDKLSSREAKLHASMADAAADYGRLATLDAELKDIIAEKDTVEAEWLEVADRLGE from the coding sequence ATGAATCTGGTCAACCTTGAGTCGGTCTCCCACTCCTACGGTCCAAAGCCGCTGCTGCGCGACGTCTCCCTCGGTATCGAGTCGGGTGACCGCATCGGGGTGGTCGGCCGCAACGGCGGCGGGAAAACCACACTTATTTCGGTGATCGCCGGTGATCTCAAGCCCAATGGCGGGCGGGTCACCCACAACCGAGGGCTCCACGTGGCGACCCTGTCGCAGGGTGACGACCTCGATCCGGCGCTGTCGGTGCAGGAGATCGTCCTGGGCGACCGGCCCGAGCACGAGTGGGCGGGTGAGGCGGGCATCCGTGAGATCCTCGCCAACCTGCTCGGCGACATCGACCTCACCGCCCTGGCCGCCAGCCTGTCGGGTGGCGAGCGGCGCCGTACGGCGCTCGCCAGGCTGCTCATCGGCGAGCACGACCTGATCATCCTCGACGAGCCCACCAACCACCTCGACATCGAGGCGATCGACTGGCTCGCCAGGCACCTGTCAGGCCGGAAGACCGCTCTGCTGGTCGTCACGCACGACCGGTGGTTCCTGGACGCGGTCTCCACCAGGACCTGGGAGGTCGTGGACGGCGCGGTCGAGCGCTACGAGGGCGGATACGCCGCCTACGTGCTGGCCAAGGCCGAGCGGGCCCGGGTCGCCGCCGCCTCCGAGGCGCGCCGGCAGAACCTCATGCGCAAGGAGATCGCCTGGCTCCGCCGGGGCCCGCCCGCGCGCACCTCCAAGCCCAAGTTCCGCATCGACGCGGCCCAGGCGCTGATCGCCGACGAGCCGCCGGCCCGGGAGAGCGTCGAGCTGGTCAAGTTCGCCGCCGCCAGGCTGGGCCGTACGGTCTACGATCTTGAGGACGTCACCCTGCACGCCGGTGGCCCCGGACAGGGCCCGCTGGTCCTGGACCACTCCACCTGGCAGTTCGGCCCGGGGGACCGGATCGGCCTGATCGGGGTGAACGGCTCGGGCAAGTCCTCGGTGCTCCGGCTGCTCGCCGACACGGTCCAGCCCGACTCCGGCCGGGTGGTGCGGGGCCGGACGGTCCGCCTGGCGCACCTGTCGCAGGAGCTGGGCGAGCTCGATCCCACCCGCCGGGTGCTGGAGACCGTCGAGGAGATCCGCAAGTTCATCCAGGTCGGCAAGAAGGAGTGGACCGCCTCCCAGCTCCTGGAGCGCCTCGGTTTCAAGGGCGACGCCCAGTGGAAGGTCGTCGGCGACCTGTCCGGTGGCGAGCGGCGCCGGCTGCAGCTGCTGCGCCTGCTGATGGACGACCCGAACGTGCTGCTGCTCGACGAGCCGACCAACGACCTCGACATCGAGACGCTGAACGAGCTGGAGGACCTGCTCGACGGCTGGCCCGGCACGCTGATCCTGGTCAGCCATGACCGCTACTTCCTGGAGCGGGTCTCCGACCGGACCGTCGCGCTGCTCGGCGACGGCAAGCTGTCCATGCTCCCGGGGGGTGTGGACGAATACCTGGCGCGGCGTGCCTCGGGGGCGGCGCTGTCGGCCCGGGCGGCCTCCGGCGCCCCGGCGTCCGCGGCCGCCGGGCCGGCCCCGCAGCAGGCGGCCGAGGCCGGACCGTCGGCCAAGGAGGAGCGTGAGCTCCGCAAGGAGCTCTCCCGCCTGGAGCGCCAGCTCGACAAGCTGAGCAGCCGCGAGGCCAAGCTCCACGCCTCGATGGCCGACGCCGCCGCCGACTACGGCCGGCTGGCCACCCTCGACGCGGAGCTCAAGGACATCATCGCCGAGAAGGACACCGTCGAGGCCGAATGGCTGGAGGTTGCCGACCGTCTCGGCGAGTGA
- a CDS encoding 4-(cytidine 5'-diphospho)-2-C-methyl-D-erythritol kinase yields MNSVTVRVPAKVNLQLAVGPLRDDGYHDLVNVFHAVSIFDEVTATAETGMSVRVEGEGADQVPDDDDNLAIRAALALAGHAGRSYGVNLVIRKAIPVAGGMAGGSADAAAALVACNELWGLGLPTEDLLEIAADLGSDVPFALLGGTAVGTGRGERLTPLEVGGRFHWVFALADGGLSTAKVYAECDRMREALGEPVAWPRAAEPLLAALRRGDAKALGAELANDLQPAAVMLRRSLARTLDAGREHGALGALVSGSGPTCAFLAESEAHAEEVALSLRATGVARDVITAYGPVPGPTVV; encoded by the coding sequence ATGAACTCCGTGACCGTCCGGGTGCCGGCCAAGGTCAACCTGCAGCTCGCCGTCGGCCCGCTGCGGGACGACGGCTACCACGACCTGGTGAACGTCTTCCACGCGGTGTCGATCTTCGACGAGGTGACGGCCACCGCGGAGACCGGGATGAGCGTCCGGGTCGAGGGCGAGGGCGCCGACCAGGTGCCCGACGACGACGACAACCTCGCCATCCGGGCCGCCCTCGCGCTGGCCGGGCACGCGGGCCGGTCCTACGGCGTGAACCTGGTCATCCGCAAGGCGATCCCGGTGGCGGGCGGCATGGCCGGTGGCAGCGCCGACGCCGCCGCCGCGCTGGTCGCTTGCAACGAGCTGTGGGGCCTCGGCCTGCCGACCGAGGACCTGCTGGAGATCGCCGCCGACCTCGGCAGCGACGTCCCGTTCGCGCTGCTCGGCGGTACGGCCGTCGGCACCGGCAGGGGGGAGCGGCTCACCCCGCTGGAGGTCGGCGGCAGGTTCCACTGGGTGTTCGCCCTGGCCGACGGCGGCCTGTCCACCGCCAAGGTCTACGCCGAGTGCGACCGCATGCGTGAGGCTCTCGGCGAGCCGGTCGCCTGGCCCCGGGCGGCGGAGCCGCTGCTGGCCGCGCTCCGCCGGGGAGACGCCAAGGCGCTGGGTGCCGAGCTGGCCAACGACCTGCAGCCCGCCGCCGTGATGCTCCGCCGCTCCCTGGCCCGCACCCTGGACGCCGGGCGCGAGCACGGCGCCCTCGGCGCCCTCGTCTCCGGCTCCGGTCCCACCTGCGCCTTCCTCGCCGAGTCGGAGGCCCACGCCGAGGAGGTGGCCCTGTCCCTCAGGGCTACGGGCGTGGCCCGCGACGTCATCACCGCCTACGGCCCCGTTCCCGGCCCGACGGTTGTTTAG
- the rsmA gene encoding 16S rRNA (adenine(1518)-N(6)/adenine(1519)-N(6))-dimethyltransferase RsmA — protein MSLLGPVEIRNLAEKLDIRPTKKLGQNFVIDGGTVRRIVRVAGLRPDDVVIEVGPGLGSLTLALLPEARGVVAVEIDPVLAAQLPLTVAERAPEFADRLTVVLADAMRVLPDDLPQEKPTALVANLPYNVSVPVVLHLLETLPSLRTILVMVQSEVADRLAAGPGSKVYGIPSVKAAWYADVRRAGPVGRTVFWPIPNVDSGLVAMTRREPPSTRAAREDVFAVVDAAFAQRRKTLRAALASWAGTAAAAEQALRAAGIDPSERGEQLTVEDFARIAENRV, from the coding sequence ATGAGCCTTCTGGGGCCGGTGGAGATACGTAATTTGGCGGAGAAGCTGGATATCCGTCCGACGAAGAAGCTCGGCCAGAACTTCGTGATCGACGGCGGCACGGTCCGCCGGATCGTCCGGGTCGCCGGGCTGCGGCCGGACGACGTGGTCATCGAGGTCGGACCGGGGCTGGGCTCGCTCACCCTCGCGCTGCTCCCCGAGGCCCGCGGCGTGGTGGCGGTGGAGATCGACCCGGTCCTGGCCGCCCAGCTTCCGCTGACCGTCGCCGAGCGCGCCCCGGAGTTCGCCGACCGTCTCACCGTCGTGCTCGCCGACGCCATGCGGGTCCTGCCGGATGATCTGCCGCAGGAGAAGCCGACCGCGCTGGTCGCCAACCTGCCCTACAACGTGTCCGTTCCGGTGGTGTTGCACCTGCTGGAGACCCTGCCGTCGCTGCGCACCATCCTGGTCATGGTCCAGTCCGAGGTCGCCGACCGGCTGGCCGCCGGGCCGGGTTCCAAGGTCTACGGCATCCCCTCGGTCAAGGCCGCCTGGTACGCCGACGTCCGCCGGGCCGGTCCCGTCGGCCGTACGGTCTTCTGGCCGATCCCCAACGTCGACTCCGGCCTCGTCGCGATGACCCGCCGGGAGCCCCCGTCGACCAGGGCCGCCCGCGAGGACGTCTTCGCCGTCGTCGACGCCGCCTTCGCCCAGCGGCGCAAGACCCTGCGCGCCGCCCTGGCCTCCTGGGCAGGTACGGCCGCCGCCGCCGAGCAGGCGCTCCGCGCGGCCGGAATCGACCCCTCGGAGCGCGGCGAGCAGCTCACCGTCGAGGATTTCGCGCGGATCGCCGAGAACCGCGTGTAG